A genomic window from Salvelinus alpinus chromosome 10, SLU_Salpinus.1, whole genome shotgun sequence includes:
- the LOC139531914 gene encoding poly(U)-binding-splicing factor PUF60-like isoform X7: MALTEIAGGTALMMENGQGTGGKLGLPPLTPEQQEALQRAKKYAMEQSIKSVLVKQTIAHQQQQLTNLQMAAVTMGFGDPLSPLQSVAAQRQRALAIMCRVYVGSIYYELGEDTIRQAFAPFGPIKSIDMSWDSVTMKHKGFAFVEYEIPEAAQLALEQMNSVMLGGRNIKVGRPGNIGQAQPIIDQLAEEARAYNRIFVASVHPDLSDEDIKSVFEAFGRIKSCTLARDPTTGRHKSFGFIEYDKPQSSLDAVSSMNLFDLGGQYLRVGKAVTPPMPMLTPTQPGGLPPAAAVAAAAATAKITAQEAVTGASILGAMAGANQMGQMGQMGQMGQMGQMGQMGSMGIPQAVMAAQAPGMITGVTPVRPNLPVLPQVGLVNPVLASPPVITNPAQLNPSLQELQKKKQEEKEMLQDGTGQEMLSDQEHMSISGSSARHMVMQKLLRKSESTVMVLRNMVGPEDIDDDLEGEVTEECGKFGAVNRVIIYQEKQGEEEDAEIIVKIFVEFSMVSEMNKAIQALNDRWFGGRKVIAEVYDQERFNSSDLSA, from the exons ATGGCGTTGACGGAGATTGCG GGAGGGACAGCTCTGATGATGGAGAATGGACAGGGCACAGGTGGGAAGCTTGGCCTGCCGCCTCTCACCCCGGAGCAGCAGGAGGCTCTACAAAGG GCAAAGAAATATGCTATGGAGCAGAGCATTAAGAGTGTCTTGGTGAAGCAGACCATTGCCCATCAGCAACAGCAGCTCACCAACTTGCAG ATGGCAGCAGTGACAATGGGCTTTGGCGATCCTCTCTCACCTTTACAATCG GTGGCGGCTCAGCGTCAGCGTGCTCTAGCCATCATGTGCCGGGTGTATGTGGGCTCCATATACTATGAGCTCGGGGAGGACACCATCAGACAGGCCTTTGCCCCTTTTGGCCCCATCAAGAGCATTGACATGTCATGGGACTCCGTTACAATGAAGCACAAG gGCTTTGCCTTTGTGGAGTATGAGATCCCGGAGGCGGCACAGCTGGCTTTGGAGCAGATGAACTCAGTCATGCTTGGGGGCAGGAACATCAAG GTGGGGCGGCCAGGTAACATTGGTCAGGCGCAACCCATCATCGACCAGCTGGCAGAGGAGGCGCGCGCCTACAACCGGATCTTCGTGGCTTCCGTCCACCCTGACCTCTCAGACGAGGACATCAAGAGCGTCTTTGAGGCCTTCGGGAGGATCAAGTCCTGCACGTTAGCCAGGGACCCCACCACAGGAAGACACAAGAGCTTTGGCTTCATCG AGTATGACAAGCCCCAGTCGTCCCTGGATGCAGTGTCCTCCATGAACCTGTTTGACCTGGGGGGCCAGTACTTGCGGGTGGGCAAGGCCGTCACCCCGCCCATGCCCATGCTGACCCCCACCCAGCCTGGTGGCCTGCCGCCCGCTGCAGCCGTGGCTGCTGCAGCAGCCACCGCTAAGATAACGGCCCAG GAGGCTGTGACCGGGGCGTCCATCTTGGGGGCGATGGCCGGGGCGAACCAGATGGGCCAAATGGGACAAATGGGACAAATGGGACAAATGGGACAAATGGGACAAATGGGCTCCATGGGCATCCCTCAGGCAGTCATGGCTGCCCAGGCCCCCGGAATGATCACAG GTGTGACTCCAGTGCGTCCTAACCTGCCAGTGCTGCCCCAGGTGGGCCTGGTCAACCCTGTGCTGGCTTCACCGCCTGTGATCACCAACCCAGCCCAACTCAACCCCTCTCTACAAGAGCTTcagaagaagaagcaggaggagaaagagatgcTGCAGGATGGGACAGGCCAGGAGATGTTGAGCGACCAAGAACACATGAGCATTTCAGGAAGCAGCGCCAGACACATGGTCATGCAGAAACTGCTGAGGAAATCAGAG TCTACGGTGATGGTGTTACGGAACATGGTGGGGCCAGAGGACATCGATGACGACCTGGAGGGCGAGGTGACAGAGGAGTGCGGCAAGTTTGGTGCCGTCAACCGGGTCATCATCTACCAGGAGaagcagggggaggaggaggatgccGAGATCATCGTCAAGATCTTTGTGGAGTTCTCCATGGTCTCGGAGATGAACAAGGCCATCCAGGCACTCAACGACCGCTGGTTTGGGGGTCGCAAGGTCATCGCGGAGGTCTACGACCAAGAGCGCTTTAACAGTAGCGACCTCTCCGCATAA
- the LOC139531914 gene encoding poly(U)-binding-splicing factor PUF60-like isoform X4, translating into MALTEIAGGTALMMENGQGTGGKLGLPPLTPEQQEALQRAKKYAMEQSIKSVLVKQTIAHQQQQLTNLQMAAVTMGFGDPLSPLQSVAAQRQRALAIMCRVYVGSIYYELGEDTIRQAFAPFGPIKSIDMSWDSVTMKHKGFAFVEYEIPEAAQLALEQMNSVMLGGRNIKVGRPGNIGQAQPIIDQLAEEARAYNRIFVASVHPDLSDEDIKSVFEAFGRIKSCTLARDPTTGRHKSFGFIEYDKPQSSLDAVSSMNLFDLGGQYLRVGKAVTPPMPMLTPTQPGGLPPAAAVAAAAATAKITAQEAVTGASILGAMAGANQMGQMGQMGQMGQMGQMGQMGSMGIPQAVMAAQAPGMITGVYRDMCVTPVRPNLPVLPQVGLVNPVLASPPVITNPAQLNPSLQELQKKKQEEKEMLQDGTGQEMLSDQEHMSISGSSARHMVMQKLLRKSESTVMVLRNMVGPEDIDDDLEGEVTEECGKFGAVNRVIIYQEKQGEEEDAEIIVKIFVEFSMVSEMNKAIQALNDRWFGGRKVIAEVYDQERFNSSDLSA; encoded by the exons ATGGCGTTGACGGAGATTGCG GGAGGGACAGCTCTGATGATGGAGAATGGACAGGGCACAGGTGGGAAGCTTGGCCTGCCGCCTCTCACCCCGGAGCAGCAGGAGGCTCTACAAAGG GCAAAGAAATATGCTATGGAGCAGAGCATTAAGAGTGTCTTGGTGAAGCAGACCATTGCCCATCAGCAACAGCAGCTCACCAACTTGCAG ATGGCAGCAGTGACAATGGGCTTTGGCGATCCTCTCTCACCTTTACAATCG GTGGCGGCTCAGCGTCAGCGTGCTCTAGCCATCATGTGCCGGGTGTATGTGGGCTCCATATACTATGAGCTCGGGGAGGACACCATCAGACAGGCCTTTGCCCCTTTTGGCCCCATCAAGAGCATTGACATGTCATGGGACTCCGTTACAATGAAGCACAAG gGCTTTGCCTTTGTGGAGTATGAGATCCCGGAGGCGGCACAGCTGGCTTTGGAGCAGATGAACTCAGTCATGCTTGGGGGCAGGAACATCAAG GTGGGGCGGCCAGGTAACATTGGTCAGGCGCAACCCATCATCGACCAGCTGGCAGAGGAGGCGCGCGCCTACAACCGGATCTTCGTGGCTTCCGTCCACCCTGACCTCTCAGACGAGGACATCAAGAGCGTCTTTGAGGCCTTCGGGAGGATCAAGTCCTGCACGTTAGCCAGGGACCCCACCACAGGAAGACACAAGAGCTTTGGCTTCATCG AGTATGACAAGCCCCAGTCGTCCCTGGATGCAGTGTCCTCCATGAACCTGTTTGACCTGGGGGGCCAGTACTTGCGGGTGGGCAAGGCCGTCACCCCGCCCATGCCCATGCTGACCCCCACCCAGCCTGGTGGCCTGCCGCCCGCTGCAGCCGTGGCTGCTGCAGCAGCCACCGCTAAGATAACGGCCCAG GAGGCTGTGACCGGGGCGTCCATCTTGGGGGCGATGGCCGGGGCGAACCAGATGGGCCAAATGGGACAAATGGGACAAATGGGACAAATGGGACAAATGGGACAAATGGGCTCCATGGGCATCCCTCAGGCAGTCATGGCTGCCCAGGCCCCCGGAATGATCACAGGTGTGTATCGAGACATGT GTGTGACTCCAGTGCGTCCTAACCTGCCAGTGCTGCCCCAGGTGGGCCTGGTCAACCCTGTGCTGGCTTCACCGCCTGTGATCACCAACCCAGCCCAACTCAACCCCTCTCTACAAGAGCTTcagaagaagaagcaggaggagaaagagatgcTGCAGGATGGGACAGGCCAGGAGATGTTGAGCGACCAAGAACACATGAGCATTTCAGGAAGCAGCGCCAGACACATGGTCATGCAGAAACTGCTGAGGAAATCAGAG TCTACGGTGATGGTGTTACGGAACATGGTGGGGCCAGAGGACATCGATGACGACCTGGAGGGCGAGGTGACAGAGGAGTGCGGCAAGTTTGGTGCCGTCAACCGGGTCATCATCTACCAGGAGaagcagggggaggaggaggatgccGAGATCATCGTCAAGATCTTTGTGGAGTTCTCCATGGTCTCGGAGATGAACAAGGCCATCCAGGCACTCAACGACCGCTGGTTTGGGGGTCGCAAGGTCATCGCGGAGGTCTACGACCAAGAGCGCTTTAACAGTAGCGACCTCTCCGCATAA
- the LOC139531914 gene encoding poly(U)-binding-splicing factor PUF60-like isoform X10: MALTEIAGGTALMMENGQGTGGKLGLPPLTPEQQEALQRAKKYAMEQSIKSVLVKQTIAHQQQQLTNLQVAAQRQRALAIMCRVYVGSIYYELGEDTIRQAFAPFGPIKSIDMSWDSVTMKHKGFAFVEYEIPEAAQLALEQMNSVMLGGRNIKVGRPGNIGQAQPIIDQLAEEARAYNRIFVASVHPDLSDEDIKSVFEAFGRIKSCTLARDPTTGRHKSFGFIEYDKPQSSLDAVSSMNLFDLGGQYLRVGKAVTPPMPMLTPTQPGGLPPAAAVAAAAATAKITAQEAVTGASILGAMAGANQMGQMGQMGQMGQMGQMGQMGSMGIPQAVMAAQAPGMITGVTPVRPNLPVLPQVGLVNPVLASPPVITNPAQLNPSLQELQKKKQEEKEMLQDGTGQEMLSDQEHMSISGSSARHMVMQKLLRKSESTVMVLRNMVGPEDIDDDLEGEVTEECGKFGAVNRVIIYQEKQGEEEDAEIIVKIFVEFSMVSEMNKAIQALNDRWFGGRKVIAEVYDQERFNSSDLSA; the protein is encoded by the exons ATGGCGTTGACGGAGATTGCG GGAGGGACAGCTCTGATGATGGAGAATGGACAGGGCACAGGTGGGAAGCTTGGCCTGCCGCCTCTCACCCCGGAGCAGCAGGAGGCTCTACAAAGG GCAAAGAAATATGCTATGGAGCAGAGCATTAAGAGTGTCTTGGTGAAGCAGACCATTGCCCATCAGCAACAGCAGCTCACCAACTTGCAG GTGGCGGCTCAGCGTCAGCGTGCTCTAGCCATCATGTGCCGGGTGTATGTGGGCTCCATATACTATGAGCTCGGGGAGGACACCATCAGACAGGCCTTTGCCCCTTTTGGCCCCATCAAGAGCATTGACATGTCATGGGACTCCGTTACAATGAAGCACAAG gGCTTTGCCTTTGTGGAGTATGAGATCCCGGAGGCGGCACAGCTGGCTTTGGAGCAGATGAACTCAGTCATGCTTGGGGGCAGGAACATCAAG GTGGGGCGGCCAGGTAACATTGGTCAGGCGCAACCCATCATCGACCAGCTGGCAGAGGAGGCGCGCGCCTACAACCGGATCTTCGTGGCTTCCGTCCACCCTGACCTCTCAGACGAGGACATCAAGAGCGTCTTTGAGGCCTTCGGGAGGATCAAGTCCTGCACGTTAGCCAGGGACCCCACCACAGGAAGACACAAGAGCTTTGGCTTCATCG AGTATGACAAGCCCCAGTCGTCCCTGGATGCAGTGTCCTCCATGAACCTGTTTGACCTGGGGGGCCAGTACTTGCGGGTGGGCAAGGCCGTCACCCCGCCCATGCCCATGCTGACCCCCACCCAGCCTGGTGGCCTGCCGCCCGCTGCAGCCGTGGCTGCTGCAGCAGCCACCGCTAAGATAACGGCCCAG GAGGCTGTGACCGGGGCGTCCATCTTGGGGGCGATGGCCGGGGCGAACCAGATGGGCCAAATGGGACAAATGGGACAAATGGGACAAATGGGACAAATGGGACAAATGGGCTCCATGGGCATCCCTCAGGCAGTCATGGCTGCCCAGGCCCCCGGAATGATCACAG GTGTGACTCCAGTGCGTCCTAACCTGCCAGTGCTGCCCCAGGTGGGCCTGGTCAACCCTGTGCTGGCTTCACCGCCTGTGATCACCAACCCAGCCCAACTCAACCCCTCTCTACAAGAGCTTcagaagaagaagcaggaggagaaagagatgcTGCAGGATGGGACAGGCCAGGAGATGTTGAGCGACCAAGAACACATGAGCATTTCAGGAAGCAGCGCCAGACACATGGTCATGCAGAAACTGCTGAGGAAATCAGAG TCTACGGTGATGGTGTTACGGAACATGGTGGGGCCAGAGGACATCGATGACGACCTGGAGGGCGAGGTGACAGAGGAGTGCGGCAAGTTTGGTGCCGTCAACCGGGTCATCATCTACCAGGAGaagcagggggaggaggaggatgccGAGATCATCGTCAAGATCTTTGTGGAGTTCTCCATGGTCTCGGAGATGAACAAGGCCATCCAGGCACTCAACGACCGCTGGTTTGGGGGTCGCAAGGTCATCGCGGAGGTCTACGACCAAGAGCGCTTTAACAGTAGCGACCTCTCCGCATAA
- the LOC139531914 gene encoding poly(U)-binding-splicing factor PUF60-like isoform X2 produces the protein MALTEIAGGTALMMENGQGTGGKLGLPPLTPEQQEALQRAKKYAMEQSIKSVLVKQTIAHQQQQLTNLQMAAVTMGFGDPLSPLQSVAAQRQRALAIMCRVYVGSIYYELGEDTIRQAFAPFGPIKSIDMSWDSVTMKHKGFAFVEYEIPEAAQLALEQMNSVMLGGRNIKVGRPGNIGQAQPIIDQLAEEARAYNRIFVASVHPDLSDEDIKSVFEAFGRIKSCTLARDPTTGRHKSFGFIEYDKPQSSLDAVSSMNLFDLGGQYLRVGKAVTPPMPMLTPTQPGGLPPAAAVAAAAATAKITAQASMIPFQRDLLAFQEAVTGASILGAMAGANQMGQMGQMGQMGQMGQMGQMGSMGIPQAVMAAQAPGMITGVTPVRPNLPVLPQVGLVNPVLASPPVITNPAQLNPSLQELQKKKQEEKEMLQDGTGQEMLSDQEHMSISGSSARHMVMQKLLRKSESTVMVLRNMVGPEDIDDDLEGEVTEECGKFGAVNRVIIYQEKQGEEEDAEIIVKIFVEFSMVSEMNKAIQALNDRWFGGRKVIAEVYDQERFNSSDLSA, from the exons ATGGCGTTGACGGAGATTGCG GGAGGGACAGCTCTGATGATGGAGAATGGACAGGGCACAGGTGGGAAGCTTGGCCTGCCGCCTCTCACCCCGGAGCAGCAGGAGGCTCTACAAAGG GCAAAGAAATATGCTATGGAGCAGAGCATTAAGAGTGTCTTGGTGAAGCAGACCATTGCCCATCAGCAACAGCAGCTCACCAACTTGCAG ATGGCAGCAGTGACAATGGGCTTTGGCGATCCTCTCTCACCTTTACAATCG GTGGCGGCTCAGCGTCAGCGTGCTCTAGCCATCATGTGCCGGGTGTATGTGGGCTCCATATACTATGAGCTCGGGGAGGACACCATCAGACAGGCCTTTGCCCCTTTTGGCCCCATCAAGAGCATTGACATGTCATGGGACTCCGTTACAATGAAGCACAAG gGCTTTGCCTTTGTGGAGTATGAGATCCCGGAGGCGGCACAGCTGGCTTTGGAGCAGATGAACTCAGTCATGCTTGGGGGCAGGAACATCAAG GTGGGGCGGCCAGGTAACATTGGTCAGGCGCAACCCATCATCGACCAGCTGGCAGAGGAGGCGCGCGCCTACAACCGGATCTTCGTGGCTTCCGTCCACCCTGACCTCTCAGACGAGGACATCAAGAGCGTCTTTGAGGCCTTCGGGAGGATCAAGTCCTGCACGTTAGCCAGGGACCCCACCACAGGAAGACACAAGAGCTTTGGCTTCATCG AGTATGACAAGCCCCAGTCGTCCCTGGATGCAGTGTCCTCCATGAACCTGTTTGACCTGGGGGGCCAGTACTTGCGGGTGGGCAAGGCCGTCACCCCGCCCATGCCCATGCTGACCCCCACCCAGCCTGGTGGCCTGCCGCCCGCTGCAGCCGTGGCTGCTGCAGCAGCCACCGCTAAGATAACGGCCCAGGCAAGTATGATTCCCTTCCAAAGGGATCTATTGGCCTTCCAG GAGGCTGTGACCGGGGCGTCCATCTTGGGGGCGATGGCCGGGGCGAACCAGATGGGCCAAATGGGACAAATGGGACAAATGGGACAAATGGGACAAATGGGACAAATGGGCTCCATGGGCATCCCTCAGGCAGTCATGGCTGCCCAGGCCCCCGGAATGATCACAG GTGTGACTCCAGTGCGTCCTAACCTGCCAGTGCTGCCCCAGGTGGGCCTGGTCAACCCTGTGCTGGCTTCACCGCCTGTGATCACCAACCCAGCCCAACTCAACCCCTCTCTACAAGAGCTTcagaagaagaagcaggaggagaaagagatgcTGCAGGATGGGACAGGCCAGGAGATGTTGAGCGACCAAGAACACATGAGCATTTCAGGAAGCAGCGCCAGACACATGGTCATGCAGAAACTGCTGAGGAAATCAGAG TCTACGGTGATGGTGTTACGGAACATGGTGGGGCCAGAGGACATCGATGACGACCTGGAGGGCGAGGTGACAGAGGAGTGCGGCAAGTTTGGTGCCGTCAACCGGGTCATCATCTACCAGGAGaagcagggggaggaggaggatgccGAGATCATCGTCAAGATCTTTGTGGAGTTCTCCATGGTCTCGGAGATGAACAAGGCCATCCAGGCACTCAACGACCGCTGGTTTGGGGGTCGCAAGGTCATCGCGGAGGTCTACGACCAAGAGCGCTTTAACAGTAGCGACCTCTCCGCATAA